AAGAAATTGTGCCTTTAAAAGTAGATCTTGTAAGTAATTGTGCCACATTATGATGATGTGTCTAAgtgtgatctatgtttttatttgaacagatttttaaagaaattccAGTGCTTCTCTGGACCTGTATTTATAAAGAGGACACATGACTTCAAAAAGTGCTGTGTTTAGAATGAGATCCATATTTAATACCGGCATCTACTTTTGAGCTGAAGCAGATGACAACATTGTGTAATATGCAGGCCGTTAAAAAGGAGCCCTCGTGCAGTGGGCACTACACTGGAGAGGATGCCTTGGTGCTGGCAGTGGCTTTACAAGGGGCAGACAGGGACCTGATTAATCACAATCTGTCCAGTCTGCCATTTAAAACCAAGTCTACCACTTGTCGCAGAAAACGTGAGTTTATACCAAATGAGAGAAAAGATAACCTATACTGGGAGAGAAGGCGCAAAAACAATGAAGCAGCTAAGCGCTCACGTGAAAAACGTCGTCTCAATGATATGGTGTTGGAGAATAAGCTCATGGCCCTTGGGGAAGAGAATGCATCCCTGAAAGCTGAGTTGCTGTCACTTAAACTCAGGTTTGGCTTGGTGAGCTCTGCAGCTTATGCCCAGGAGGTGCAGAAAATTTCAAGTTCAACTGCTGCACTCTACCAGGACGTTGTCCCTCCCAGTGCCAAGGGTAACTACCCAAGAGTAGGGGAACCAGCCCATCTGCGCGGCGGCTGCATATCGGTCATCAAGCACTCGCCTCACATTGCCTTATGTGAAGGATCTGACTCTGGCATGCTGACCCATGAATGCCCCCTTATGAATTTCCCCAGATCCCCTGATATCATCAAACAAGAACCCCTGAAAACCTGCAGTTATGCCAAAGACAGGACTAGTCCATATGAACTGTACAGAAGCTGCCTTAGTAGTCCTTTCCCTGGAATCTTTTCCCAGCCGTCTCCATTATTGCAAAACACCAGATCGACTAGCAGTTCACCACGAATGTCAGATGGTGACGATGGCGCTGTAAGCAAGTCCTCAGATGGAGAGGATGAACAACAGGTCCCAAAAGGTCCAATTCCACCCAAGCCTGACTCAAAGAGTGTAATAGTCTCTACCCTCAAGGTGCCAGATGCAAGCGCTTCAGCTTTGCCTCATAAATTGAGGATCAAGGCCCGGGCCATCCAGATTAAAGTGGAGGCTATAGATCCCGATTACGAATCGTCCAGCAAATTACCCTCTACCATTGACATGTCTGCAAATGAATGCTTTCAAATGAGTCAGTATGCTACCCATGAGTATATGCAGTCATCTCTAAGCCCGTTGTCCCTGCAGGTGACCAGTGTTCAGGAATGGAACCGCCAGCCTAAGGTATGGCACAAAGGTCACCAGGAGGCACCAGATGACCTCAAGCACTGGCCCTGTCCAGACTCACCAGGACCTGTGCATAACAGACTATTTGTTGACCCTAAAAATGACTTATATTCTAACTCTGAATCTGAGAACTTGCACTTGAAACAAGGCATTGCTGATTTGTCAGCAGAAGTTGCCTCTTTAAAAAGATTGATCATAGAACGGCAGGGGTCTGTTATTGAGTCTACAGAAAGCACTACCGAACTGAACTTATTATCGAAAGGTTTCTCAGACTAAGTTCCCTCTATTTGCACAATGCCTATTTTCCACTGTGTTTGCTACTGCACTGTGAGGTTCTTATTTTGTGAAAAATCTGCACTTCATTGAGAGGAATGGTATTTGGTGCACTTACTGTTGTAGTTTGGTGTGTTTTTAATGGCTGTATCTGTACCACAGAAGGCAAAAATCTGGTTACTGTTAATGCAAAATTAATGTTAACTTGTTaacatttattgtacattgtatgttctgttttgtttaaaataaatgttaacacTGAAATATTCTTGTCTTTGTCCTCACACATCTAGCTAATTACCATGAATTGGAGTAAAGTCAGACTATTATAAAAGATTTCAAAGTCTTCCTAATATATTCGACAGCTTTATGCgaaaaacaaatgcatatatgaagatatttaaggtcacaaaaactGAATGGTGTGGTGCTCGCAAAGTTAATGCACTGGAGTAGCTGTTAATTAATCACATCATACACACAAaggacacacacacaataactgTATTTTAAACATCTGATTAAAAAGTTTCAGTAAACCGCTGAATGAATGCAATACACGATGTGCCTAGAATATACAAGATCCATGAGAAGATGCTTTAAGCACGTTATCCTGCACCCCGGAAATGCAAAAAGTACAGGAGGATTCAAGTGCATCATTCTTCTCCCAGGATGCGCATAAGTACTATTGTGCCACTCAGCACTGATGTCTTTCATGTTGTGATAGTTTTGCGCAATTAAGTAAAAATGTACTTGGACTATTTGTAagctctgaattcaagccacagtacacagtgaagcatggaggtgcaagcatcatgatatgggcatgtttctcctactatggtgttgggcctatttatcgcataccagggatcatggatcagtttgcatatgttaaaatacttgaagaggtcatgttaacctatgctgaagaggacatgcccttgaaatggttgtttcaacaagacaatgacccaaaacacactagtaaacgggcaaagtcttggttccaaaccaacaaaattaatgttatggagtggccagcccaatctccagaccttaatccaattgagaacttgtggggtgatatcaaaaatgctgtttctgaagcaaaaccaagaaatgtgaatgaattgtggaatgttgttaaagaatcatggagtggaataacagctgagaggtgccacaagttggttgactccatgccacacagatgtcaagcagttttaaaaaactgtggtcatacaactatttattagtttagtgattcacaggattgctaaatcccagaaaaaaaatgtttgtacaaaatagttttgagtttgtacagtcaaaggtagacactgctatttttttgaacacacccctttcaactaattgcccaattgcacagccttaagagcgtgcatatcatgaatgctgggtctcatttgttttctgagaatctactgaacctactggtaacttgtttgccacgtagcaataaaaaatatactaaaaaccttgattattctggttagtcacattgtactgctattattttgaacaagactgtatatatatatatatatatatatatttatatatatatttatatatatatatatatatatatatatatatatatatatatatatatatatatatatatatatatatatatatatatatatatatatatgactagtcaacatttgaagtggatcaaaacctttcctaaaagttgccttaaaaccaatacccaatatccgttcttgtcttaggacaacttggatgaaagtttttgatccacttcaaatgttgactagtatatatatatatttaagtgtgtatatacacacaaTTCTAAACGGATCAAGAAAAATACTAGGATCAGTGTCGGCGACCTTAGAATTCAGGTATCGAAATTGGATCAGTAATGGAAAAAGTGGCATCAACCCACCAATTCACACTTACTtgaatatttaaatgttttgtatcTGCCCTGAGGCCATGTTAaaagaagtgaccaaacaccaTAATGTGGTTTTTGTTCTATTTAACAAAATACTACTTATACTCTCAAactcattcatttttttattcccttcTTCCCCATTTTTTTGGACTTAAGTAACATTGGGTAAACGAGTAAATGGTTTCGGAGTGTGATCTTAGTGAAAGTTGCGACCGACTTCAGAATTGCTACATTTGAGTGAAATAGAatttttgaatgtaaaagtgTGACGTTTCATTAAGAAATGGATCTTGTTGGAAAGGAAGTTGTTAAAGAATTGTATGCCCAGCTTGTCAAATTAAAAGAAGATACAGTTTTGTATGTTTACTTAAAGGTATAGCtgaagattttcccgaatttcccgaattatttaaaagaaccgcccctcgatattttttaaaaaatgctcccgagagggaacgcctgttaaacgcgtgcacgagacagagagagagcatgcaggagctcagttcttctcttcgctctgtttacaagtttttGTCGGCATGTTTACCATGTCTGTGCGGTtggtgacttgtgccagggctagcatcgcaaatcatagcttacatcaacttttactagcagtgattttaaatggatttctccaaatagcatgacaaaatgtacctttccagtagaaacttcgcgtgggaagcccaacctgtccttttagctcacgccagcgtgtgaaatagtctcccataaacattctggtcttgtttctttatttatagtcctttctcttcttgtcatacaattcgtagacactttttctcttgcgaccctcagacattttgaaaaaaacacagtgagaacgcgaccttcaatgaatggttgaaaccgtagcacaacacacatacacgtgaaagtgcgcatgtgcagaaagcgaacgtagaggcgagcacgtacgacggttatacgtcaacatataatcagaatgattgacatctgggatgaccaataacagtggtgatccacccggaaaacgaaaatcttccgctatacctttaaaggaacagtatgtaggattgtggccaaaactggtattgcaatcacaaaacttgtggctaaaactggtactgcaatcacacagctgtggccaatacacaaaatgacaacataaacatcagttgagggctgcaactccactttttaaatgacaatatcctggccagaccactgttgtcagtgatataagtatttgaaatgaaaatgatttcttaatgtctagtgacatgtcagggccattttatgattcattgatatacatttcttacatactgtgcCTTTAAGTATTGACCCAAAACAAAAATATCTTATGATGGTATTATACagtatggggcggtttcccggac
This window of the Paramisgurnus dabryanus chromosome 10, PD_genome_1.1, whole genome shotgun sequence genome carries:
- the nfil3 gene encoding nuclear factor interleukin-3-regulated protein, with amino-acid sequence MTTLCNMQAVKKEPSCSGHYTGEDALVLAVALQGADRDLINHNLSSLPFKTKSTTCRRKREFIPNERKDNLYWERRRKNNEAAKRSREKRRLNDMVLENKLMALGEENASLKAELLSLKLRFGLVSSAAYAQEVQKISSSTAALYQDVVPPSAKGNYPRVGEPAHLRGGCISVIKHSPHIALCEGSDSGMLTHECPLMNFPRSPDIIKQEPLKTCSYAKDRTSPYELYRSCLSSPFPGIFSQPSPLLQNTRSTSSSPRMSDGDDGAVSKSSDGEDEQQVPKGPIPPKPDSKSVIVSTLKVPDASASALPHKLRIKARAIQIKVEAIDPDYESSSKLPSTIDMSANECFQMSQYATHEYMQSSLSPLSLQVTSVQEWNRQPKVWHKGHQEAPDDLKHWPCPDSPGPVHNRLFVDPKNDLYSNSESENLHLKQGIADLSAEVASLKRLIIERQGSVIESTESTTELNLLSKGFSD